From Brassica oleracea var. oleracea cultivar TO1000 unplaced genomic scaffold, BOL UnpScaffold01028, whole genome shotgun sequence, a single genomic window includes:
- the LOC106320703 gene encoding cation/H(+) antiporter 6B, whose protein sequence is MDAQEATWHREMWNGQVKRTDMGTKMFCEISPHIMLNSHGAWEKLDSGPTAMSFWEYPLPRIEIAILSTFLSWRFFDVLFKKLGVPIPRFTSMMLVGALLSETFQSSKMSWFRHIFVCDIYMPRVAETIGTFAFVLNWFLRGVTTNIGMVKNFRTRSIVIGVAAMIIPWYIGKLVYTYREKSSDLTMTNIEYSVIILTTSMAPFTCINMLLTDLKVVHTEFGQIAQSSAMVTDVLAFTMTISSQISRDYYSGMRMGLALMVFFVSLYLVRQAMLWVVRHTPEGAPVKNIYIYIGLLLGYLAYIFWDYFLFFGPLGAFVLGLAIPEGPPLGSEFIRRFDSFNEGIFLPLFGSLTMIKLDWSFVIKELGSGRHLHGHTYECLSFLFIIYMAKFTTSFLTAIASRMPLRDSAILGIIMGTKSSFELAYVLYAFDKERISLEVFTLMGIYILINSLLTPMAIHFLYDREKRFASYGERSLKQKPELQMVVCINKPDNITSMINLLRATAPSKESPLMCCVLHLIELVGKATPTFISHQLQKPKPGSQSYSENVISSFQMFQDIHLDYTSIHMFTSLTSTKEMHEHICWFALDKNSNLILLSFHRNWGPSGYGIISDDQTLRNLNRSVLKRAPCTVGILVHRKPIWQPKSVESPCRVCLVSAGGNDDKEALALADHMRGNPKVSLTVLTLIPMSIAEERSGEWSQNQMVDTCLVEERPGDKSITYIVRMVAEGGETSKILHSVAYDYDMFIVGRSSGNGTEATKGLGDWTEFEELGIIGDLLASEDFPSRASVLVLQQQVS, encoded by the exons ATGGATGCGCAAGAGGCAACTTGGCATAGAGAGATGTGGAACGGCCAGGTGAAAAGAACAGACATGGGGACTAAAATGTTTTGCGAAATATCTCCACATATAATGTTGAACTCACACGGCGCCTGGGAGAAGTTGGATTCTGGGCCTACAGCAATGTCATTCTGGGAGTACCCTCTTCCCAGAATAGAGATTGCAATTCTCTCCACATTCCTATCATGGCGTTTCTTTGATGTCTTGTTCAAGAAGTTAGGTGTTCCTATTCCAAGGTTCACCTCCATGATGCTT GTTGGTGCACTCTTAAGCGAGACGTTTCAGTCGAGTAAAATGTCATGGTTTCGACATATCTTTGTCTGTGACATTTATATGCCAAGGGTTGCTGAGACCATTGGTACGTTTGCCTTTGTCCTAAACTGGTTCCTAAGAGGCGTGACTACGAATATTGGCATGGTAAAAAATTTCAGAACTAGGAGTATTGTAATTGGAGTCGCGGCAATGATAATCCCATGGTATATCGGAAAGCTAGTCTATACCTACAGAGAGAAATCTAGTGACCTAACGATGACGAATATAGAATATTCTGTAATTATATTAACCACGAGTATGGCTCCCTTCACTTGCATCAACATGCTCCTCACAGACCTCAAGGTAGTTCACACTGAGTTCGGACAAATCGCTCAGTCTTCGGCTATGGTAACCGATGTGCTTGCTTTTACCATGACCATATCGTCTCAGATTAGCCGTGACTATTATTCTGGTATGCGGATGGGATTAGCTTTAATGGTCTTCTTTGTTTCCCTGTACCTTGTACGACAAGCCATGCTTTGGGTGGTCAGACATACACCAGAGGGAGCACCTGTGAAGAATATCTATATCTACATTGGTCTCCTGCTAGGTTACCTGGCTTATATTTTCTGGGACTACTTCTTGTTCTTCGGACCGCTTGGGGCCTTTGTTCTTGGTTTGGCTATCCCAGAAGGGCCGCCTTTAGGATCAGAGTTTATAAGAAGATTCGACAGTTTCAATGAGGGCATCTTCTTACCTCTCTTTGGATCACTTACCATGATTAAACTAGATTGGTCATTTGTAATAAAGGAGCTTGGAAGTGGAAGGCATCTCCATGGACATACCTACGAGTGTCTTTCATTCCTTTTCATCATATATATGGCAAAATTCACGACTTCTTTTTTAACAGCCATAGCTTCAAGGATGCCTTTGAGAGACTCAGCTATCCTAGGTATCATTATGGGCACCAAGAGTAGTTTTGAGTTGGCTTACGTACTCTACGCATTCGATAAAGAA AGAATTAGCTTGGAGGTTTTCACGCTCATGGGCATATACATTCTCATAAACTCTTTGTTAACGCCAATGGCTATACATTTCTTGTATGACCGGGAAAAGAGATTTGCCTCGTATGGAGAAAGAAGTCTCAAACAAAAGCCGGAACTACAAATGGTGGTGTGCATTAACAAGCCTGACAACATAACATCCATGATCAATCTTCTAAGAGCTACTGCCCCATCTAAAGAATCCCCACTAATGTGTTGTGTTCTTCACCTAATAGAGCTTGTGGGTAAAGCTACTCCCACGTTTATCTCCCACCAGCTTCAGAAACCAAAGCCTGGAAGCCAATCTTACTCAGAAAATGTCATAAGCTCTTTCCAAATGTTTCAAGATATTCACCTGGACTACACTTCTATACACATGTTCACCTCCTTAACTTCCACTAAAGAGATGCATGAACACATTTGCTGGTTTGCTcttgataaaaattcaaatcttaTACTACTCTCTTTTCACCGCAATTGGGGACCCAGTGGTTATGGCATTATCTCCGACGATCAAACCCTAAGAAATCTTAACCGCAGCGTCCTGAAACGAGCACCTTGCACTGTCGGAATTCTTGTTCACCGGAAACCAATATGGCAACCCAAATCCGTAGAATCTCCATGCAGG GTGTGCTTGGTTTCCGCGGGAGGGAACGATGACAAAGAGGCATTAGCATTAGCAGATCACATGAGAGGTAACCCAAAAGTGAGTCTAACGGTGCTAACTCTGATCCCTATGTCTATAGCCGAGGAGAGAAGCGGCGAGTGGAGCCAGAATCAAATGGTGGACACGTGCCTGGTTGAAGAGAGGCCTGGGGATAAATCGATAACGTACATTGTTAGAATGGTGGCGGAAGGGGGAGAGACTTCAAAGATTCTACACTCGGTGGCGTATGACTATGACATGTTCATAGTCGGGAGAAGTAGCGGGAATGGTACCGAGGCCACCAAAGGACTAGGGGACTGGACTGAGTTCGAGGAACTTGGTATCATTGGAGATTTGTTAGCATCTGAAGATTTTCCTTCTAGAGCATCCGTCTTGGTCCTCCAGCAACAAGTATCATGA